A stretch of the Alosa alosa isolate M-15738 ecotype Scorff River chromosome 16, AALO_Geno_1.1, whole genome shotgun sequence genome encodes the following:
- the mppe1 gene encoding metallophosphoesterase 1 isoform X2, with product MFGKCRWSFALSMVLSVCSVFIFCEYLIYFPAIMQCSWPEMKNDKISQSPLRTLFLSDTHLLGAIKGHWFDKLRREWQMERAFQTALWVLKPEIIFILGDIFDEGKWSSTKDWEDDVRRFKQIFRHPSDTELIVIIGNHDIGFHHEMTWHKLQRFEQVFNVTSARILSRRGVNMALHGDHCPICRSVENELHRLSTALNCSIQEHQSEGMKRRCQETQTFPATLPIILQHYPLYRESDAGCTGLDAAPLEERHQLFQERYDVLSQEASQRLLWWFQPRLILSGHTHSACEVVHEDKVPEISVPSFSWRNRNNPSFILGTFSTTDHRLSKCFLPEESSVIALYCGSAMALLLLALGHFHLFRGALNFSSLIDKHKPL from the exons ATGTTCGGAAAGTGCAGATGGAGTTTCGCTCTCTCCATGGTTTTATCAGTCTGTAGTGTATtcattttctgtgaatatttgaTATACTTTCCAGCAATTATGCAATGTTCGTGGCCCGAGATGAAGAACGACAAAATCTCTCAGTCACCTCTACGGACTTTGTTTTTATCGGATACACATCTTTTGGGAGCCATAAAGGGCCACTGGTTCGACAAACTGAGACG AGAGTGGCAGATGGAGCGAGCATTTCAGACAGCCCTGTGGGTCCTAAAGCCGGAGATCATCTTCATTTTGGGAGACATTTTTGATGAGGGAAAGTGGAGCTCCACTAAG GACTGGGAGGATGACGTGAGGCGTTTCAAACAGATCTTCCGCCACCCGAGTGACACCGAGCTCATTGTAATCATCGGTAACCATGACATCGGCTTCCACCATGA AATGACCTGGCACAAACTCCAACGCTTTGAGCAGGTGTTCAACGTCACCTCAGCGAGGATTCTCAGCCGCCGAGGAGTGAA CATGGCGCTGCACGGTGACCACTGTCCCATCTGCCGGAGTGTGGAGAACGAGCTTCATAGGCTCTCCACAGCACTCAACTGCTCCATACAG GAGCATCAGTCGGAGGGCATGAAGAGACGTTGCCAGGAGACGCAAACGTTCCCTGCCACCCTGCCCATTATATTGCAG CATTACCCCCTGTACCGGGAGAGTGATGCAGGATGCACAGGACTAGATGCTGCTCCCCTGGAAGAGCGCCACCAGCTGTTTCAAGAGCGCTATGACGTGCTCTCCCAAGAGGCTTCCCAGAGG CTGCTGTGGTGGTTCCAGCCCCGCCTCATTCTCAGTGGCCACACCCACAGCGCCTGTGAGGTTGTCCATGAGGACAAGGTGCCGGAGATTAGCGTTCCGTCCTTCAGCTGGAGGAACCGAAACAACCCCAGCTTCatcctg GGGACGTTCTCGACGACTGACCACCGTCTCTCCAAGTGTTTCCTGCCGGAGGAGAGCAGCGTGATCGCCCTCTACTGCGGCAGCGCCATGGCCCTGCTACTGCTGGCACTCGGACACTTCCACCTGTTCAGGGGCGCGCTTAATTTCAGCAGCCTCATAGACAAGCACAAGCCCCTGTGA
- the mppe1 gene encoding metallophosphoesterase 1 isoform X3, protein MSAIMQCSWPEMKNDKISQSPLRTLFLSDTHLLGAIKGHWFDKLRREWQMERAFQTALWVLKPEIIFILGDIFDEGKWSSTKDWEDDVRRFKQIFRHPSDTELIVIIGNHDIGFHHEMTWHKLQRFEQVFNVTSARILSRRGVNFVLVNSMALHGDHCPICRSVENELHRLSTALNCSIQEHQSEGMKRRCQETQTFPATLPIILQHYPLYRESDAGCTGLDAAPLEERHQLFQERYDVLSQEASQRLLWWFQPRLILSGHTHSACEVVHEDKVPEISVPSFSWRNRNNPSFILGTFSTTDHRLSKCFLPEESSVIALYCGSAMALLLLALGHFHLFRGALNFSSLIDKHKPL, encoded by the exons ATGTCAG CAATTATGCAATGTTCGTGGCCCGAGATGAAGAACGACAAAATCTCTCAGTCACCTCTACGGACTTTGTTTTTATCGGATACACATCTTTTGGGAGCCATAAAGGGCCACTGGTTCGACAAACTGAGACG AGAGTGGCAGATGGAGCGAGCATTTCAGACAGCCCTGTGGGTCCTAAAGCCGGAGATCATCTTCATTTTGGGAGACATTTTTGATGAGGGAAAGTGGAGCTCCACTAAG GACTGGGAGGATGACGTGAGGCGTTTCAAACAGATCTTCCGCCACCCGAGTGACACCGAGCTCATTGTAATCATCGGTAACCATGACATCGGCTTCCACCATGA AATGACCTGGCACAAACTCCAACGCTTTGAGCAGGTGTTCAACGTCACCTCAGCGAGGATTCTCAGCCGCCGAGGAGTGAA TTTCGTGTTGGTAAATAGCATGGCGCTGCACGGTGACCACTGTCCCATCTGCCGGAGTGTGGAGAACGAGCTTCATAGGCTCTCCACAGCACTCAACTGCTCCATACAG GAGCATCAGTCGGAGGGCATGAAGAGACGTTGCCAGGAGACGCAAACGTTCCCTGCCACCCTGCCCATTATATTGCAG CATTACCCCCTGTACCGGGAGAGTGATGCAGGATGCACAGGACTAGATGCTGCTCCCCTGGAAGAGCGCCACCAGCTGTTTCAAGAGCGCTATGACGTGCTCTCCCAAGAGGCTTCCCAGAGG CTGCTGTGGTGGTTCCAGCCCCGCCTCATTCTCAGTGGCCACACCCACAGCGCCTGTGAGGTTGTCCATGAGGACAAGGTGCCGGAGATTAGCGTTCCGTCCTTCAGCTGGAGGAACCGAAACAACCCCAGCTTCatcctg GGGACGTTCTCGACGACTGACCACCGTCTCTCCAAGTGTTTCCTGCCGGAGGAGAGCAGCGTGATCGCCCTCTACTGCGGCAGCGCCATGGCCCTGCTACTGCTGGCACTCGGACACTTCCACCTGTTCAGGGGCGCGCTTAATTTCAGCAGCCTCATAGACAAGCACAAGCCCCTGTGA
- the mppe1 gene encoding metallophosphoesterase 1 isoform X1 has product MFGKCRWSFALSMVLSVCSVFIFCEYLIYFPAIMQCSWPEMKNDKISQSPLRTLFLSDTHLLGAIKGHWFDKLRREWQMERAFQTALWVLKPEIIFILGDIFDEGKWSSTKDWEDDVRRFKQIFRHPSDTELIVIIGNHDIGFHHEMTWHKLQRFEQVFNVTSARILSRRGVNFVLVNSMALHGDHCPICRSVENELHRLSTALNCSIQEHQSEGMKRRCQETQTFPATLPIILQHYPLYRESDAGCTGLDAAPLEERHQLFQERYDVLSQEASQRLLWWFQPRLILSGHTHSACEVVHEDKVPEISVPSFSWRNRNNPSFILGTFSTTDHRLSKCFLPEESSVIALYCGSAMALLLLALGHFHLFRGALNFSSLIDKHKPL; this is encoded by the exons ATGTTCGGAAAGTGCAGATGGAGTTTCGCTCTCTCCATGGTTTTATCAGTCTGTAGTGTATtcattttctgtgaatatttgaTATACTTTCCAGCAATTATGCAATGTTCGTGGCCCGAGATGAAGAACGACAAAATCTCTCAGTCACCTCTACGGACTTTGTTTTTATCGGATACACATCTTTTGGGAGCCATAAAGGGCCACTGGTTCGACAAACTGAGACG AGAGTGGCAGATGGAGCGAGCATTTCAGACAGCCCTGTGGGTCCTAAAGCCGGAGATCATCTTCATTTTGGGAGACATTTTTGATGAGGGAAAGTGGAGCTCCACTAAG GACTGGGAGGATGACGTGAGGCGTTTCAAACAGATCTTCCGCCACCCGAGTGACACCGAGCTCATTGTAATCATCGGTAACCATGACATCGGCTTCCACCATGA AATGACCTGGCACAAACTCCAACGCTTTGAGCAGGTGTTCAACGTCACCTCAGCGAGGATTCTCAGCCGCCGAGGAGTGAA TTTCGTGTTGGTAAATAGCATGGCGCTGCACGGTGACCACTGTCCCATCTGCCGGAGTGTGGAGAACGAGCTTCATAGGCTCTCCACAGCACTCAACTGCTCCATACAG GAGCATCAGTCGGAGGGCATGAAGAGACGTTGCCAGGAGACGCAAACGTTCCCTGCCACCCTGCCCATTATATTGCAG CATTACCCCCTGTACCGGGAGAGTGATGCAGGATGCACAGGACTAGATGCTGCTCCCCTGGAAGAGCGCCACCAGCTGTTTCAAGAGCGCTATGACGTGCTCTCCCAAGAGGCTTCCCAGAGG CTGCTGTGGTGGTTCCAGCCCCGCCTCATTCTCAGTGGCCACACCCACAGCGCCTGTGAGGTTGTCCATGAGGACAAGGTGCCGGAGATTAGCGTTCCGTCCTTCAGCTGGAGGAACCGAAACAACCCCAGCTTCatcctg GGGACGTTCTCGACGACTGACCACCGTCTCTCCAAGTGTTTCCTGCCGGAGGAGAGCAGCGTGATCGCCCTCTACTGCGGCAGCGCCATGGCCCTGCTACTGCTGGCACTCGGACACTTCCACCTGTTCAGGGGCGCGCTTAATTTCAGCAGCCTCATAGACAAGCACAAGCCCCTGTGA
- the mppe1 gene encoding metallophosphoesterase 1 isoform X4 — protein MLYVREWQMERAFQTALWVLKPEIIFILGDIFDEGKWSSTKDWEDDVRRFKQIFRHPSDTELIVIIGNHDIGFHHEMTWHKLQRFEQVFNVTSARILSRRGVNFVLVNSMALHGDHCPICRSVENELHRLSTALNCSIQEHQSEGMKRRCQETQTFPATLPIILQHYPLYRESDAGCTGLDAAPLEERHQLFQERYDVLSQEASQRLLWWFQPRLILSGHTHSACEVVHEDKVPEISVPSFSWRNRNNPSFILGTFSTTDHRLSKCFLPEESSVIALYCGSAMALLLLALGHFHLFRGALNFSSLIDKHKPL, from the exons ATGCTGTATGTCAG AGAGTGGCAGATGGAGCGAGCATTTCAGACAGCCCTGTGGGTCCTAAAGCCGGAGATCATCTTCATTTTGGGAGACATTTTTGATGAGGGAAAGTGGAGCTCCACTAAG GACTGGGAGGATGACGTGAGGCGTTTCAAACAGATCTTCCGCCACCCGAGTGACACCGAGCTCATTGTAATCATCGGTAACCATGACATCGGCTTCCACCATGA AATGACCTGGCACAAACTCCAACGCTTTGAGCAGGTGTTCAACGTCACCTCAGCGAGGATTCTCAGCCGCCGAGGAGTGAA TTTCGTGTTGGTAAATAGCATGGCGCTGCACGGTGACCACTGTCCCATCTGCCGGAGTGTGGAGAACGAGCTTCATAGGCTCTCCACAGCACTCAACTGCTCCATACAG GAGCATCAGTCGGAGGGCATGAAGAGACGTTGCCAGGAGACGCAAACGTTCCCTGCCACCCTGCCCATTATATTGCAG CATTACCCCCTGTACCGGGAGAGTGATGCAGGATGCACAGGACTAGATGCTGCTCCCCTGGAAGAGCGCCACCAGCTGTTTCAAGAGCGCTATGACGTGCTCTCCCAAGAGGCTTCCCAGAGG CTGCTGTGGTGGTTCCAGCCCCGCCTCATTCTCAGTGGCCACACCCACAGCGCCTGTGAGGTTGTCCATGAGGACAAGGTGCCGGAGATTAGCGTTCCGTCCTTCAGCTGGAGGAACCGAAACAACCCCAGCTTCatcctg GGGACGTTCTCGACGACTGACCACCGTCTCTCCAAGTGTTTCCTGCCGGAGGAGAGCAGCGTGATCGCCCTCTACTGCGGCAGCGCCATGGCCCTGCTACTGCTGGCACTCGGACACTTCCACCTGTTCAGGGGCGCGCTTAATTTCAGCAGCCTCATAGACAAGCACAAGCCCCTGTGA